In one window of Gossypium arboreum isolate Shixiya-1 chromosome 4, ASM2569848v2, whole genome shotgun sequence DNA:
- the LOC108482801 gene encoding uncharacterized protein LOC108482801, whose translation MFSTQKKSKEISMFFSNMSKANVRKHVMEKKGKEKPMESPVPSKNLKKIYPIGFQRSSSSLSLSSLSLSLSQNSNDSSITDHSSTTPLEQRISLALSLIAPHHEQREFVPIVKNVRQSRQPQQQQEHPNNGELRRCHWVTKNSDKVYISFHDEQWGVPVYDDNQLFELLALSGMLMDYNWTEILKKKELYREAFAGFDSEIVAKMGDKEINEVSSNKAIMLVESRIRCIIHNAKCIQKIVREYGSFSSFMWGYVNHKPQINKYKYPRNVPLRTPKAEAISKDLLKRGFRFVGPVIVYSFMQAAGLTIDHLIGCFRHKECVALAERPWRHI comes from the exons ATGTTTAGTACACAAAAGAAAAGCAAAGAGATCTCCATGTTTTTCTCCAACATGTCTAAAGCCAATGTAAGGAAACATGTTATggagaagaaaggaaaagaaaagccaATGGAAAGTCCAGTGCCGTCGAAGAACTTGAAGAAAATCTACCCTATCGGGTTTCAACGAAGTAGCTCGTCTTTGTCGTTGTCGTCGTTGTCGTTGTCTTTGTCGCAGAACTCGAATGATTCATCGATTACAGATCATTCGAGTACTACACCGTTGGAGCAAAGGATTTCGTTAGCTCTTAGCTTGATCGCGCCTCATCATGAACAGAGAGAGTTCGTCCCGATTGTTAAAAATGTGCGACAAAGTCGACAACCACAACAACAACAAGAACATCCTAACAATGGGGAACTTAGGAGATGCCATTGGGTTACAAAGAACAGTG ATAAAGTATACATATCATTTCATGATGAACAATGGGGAGTTCCAGTTTATGATGACAA CCAATTATTCGAACTCCTTGCCTTGTCCGGTATGTTGATGGATTACAATTGGAccgaaattttgaaaaaaaaggaaCTTTATAG AGAAGCTTTTGCTGGGTTTGATTCTGAAATTGTTGCAAAAATGGGGGATAAAGAAATCAATGAGGTATCATCAAACAAAGCTATTATGTTGGTTGAGAGCAGAATAAGGTGCATAATACACAATGCCAAATGCATACAAAAG ATTGTGAGAGAATATGGATCTTTTAGTAGCTTCATGTGGGGTTATGTGAATCATAAACCCCAAATTAACAAATACAAGTACCCAAGAAATGTTCCTCTTAGAACCCCAAAAGCTGAAGCCATTAGCAAGGACCTATTGAAACGAGGATTCCGATTCGTTGGGCCAGTCATCGTTTATTCATTCATGCAAGCTGCCGGGTTGACTATCGATCATCTCATCGGATGTTTTAGACACAAAGAATGTGTTGCCCTTGCCGAGAGACCTTGGAGACACATTTAA